DNA from Parvularcula marina:
CACCCTCACATCGCGCGCCGGTGAGATCGTTCAGTCAGACGCATTGGGGTGGAGCGATATTGAAAGCCGGACCCCCATGCGGCCCGACACGCTTTTCCGTATCGCCTCCATGACCAAGCCTGTGACGTCAGTTGCGGCGCTGATGCTGATCGAGGACGGCCTGATCGCGCTGGATGATCCTGTTTCACGCTGGCTTCCCGAACTCGCAAACCCCCGTGTCCTGAGGAATGCAGCTGGGCCGCTGGAAGATACCGTGTCAGCGGAACGCGAGATCACGGTCGAAGACCTTTTCACACACCGGTCTGGCATCGCCTACGGATTTTTCTCTGAAGGCCCGATCAAGAGCGCCTATGACCGCGTGTTGGGTGATCCCGGCATGAACCGCCAGACAGTTGATGAGTGGTTGGCAGCGCTTGGCAGCCTCCCTCTTTCCTATCAACCGGGCGAACGGTTCCACTACGGACATTCAACGGATGTCCTCGGCTTTCTGGTCGGACGCATTCTGGGCAAGCCGTTTCGTCAGGTTCTCAAGGAACGTATCTTTGAGCCTCTTGGCATGACGGATACCGATTTCTGGATACCTGCAGAAAAACGCGAGCGGCTTGCCAGCCTTTATAGATATGATGAGCAGGCCGGGCGTCTCGCCCGAGTTGAACTCGATATGTATGAGGCACCGCCGGACTATACGCCGGGCGGTGGCGGCCTTATCTCCTCTGCTTCTGATTATCACCGCTTTGCCCGGATGCTGCTCGGTCATGGCGCCGTCGATAATGTACGCCTGCTGAAACTAAAGACGGTCGATCTCATGATGACCAACCGGCTGACGCCATCGCAGCGTCATATTCCCTTTGCCGGCATGCCGCTCTGGGAGAAATCGGGTTTCGGTCTCGGTGTGTCGATTACTGAAGATCCGATCGACAACCCCTATTCATCCGGTCCCCCCGGCACGATCACATGGCCGGGCATTTTTGGCACCTGGTGGCAGGCAGACCCGGTCAACGACCTCGTGATGATCTACATGATCCAGCATCAGGTGCCGGTCTCAGCAAATTCAGGCTCGACAATAGCGACAGGCCGCGGTGCCGTCGGACGCCGCGCGCTCCCGGTCTATCAGCACGGCATCTATGCCGCTCTCGATCCTCATCCCGATACGGACTGACATCGCAAATCCAGACAGGCCGTAATGGAAGAAACTGTTTGCGGAGTGGACAGCAGATCATGAATTCGACAGTGACACACCCGGCAGCTTCCAGCTCTGCCCGCAGCACACCCCTGACCCGCCGCTTCAAGGCCGCATACGGATTCGGCTCGATGGCGGATGGGATCGTCGCGGCAGGTTTCGGGTTTTTCCTCCTTTTCTACCTGACTGCCGTATGCGGTATGTCGGGCACATTGGCCGGTACAGCCAAGCTGATCGCACTATTGGTAGATGCCGTCGCCGACCCGGCTATTGGGCTTGCCAGTGATCGAGCACGCTCTCGCCTGGGCCGTCGCCTCCCTTTCATGATCGGAAGCCTTTTGCCATTTGCCCTGGCATTCGGCCTGCTTTTTACGATTCCCTCACTTCTCTCCGGGGGGCAACAATTCCTGTTCGTCACCATCTGCCTC
Protein-coding regions in this window:
- a CDS encoding serine hydrolase domain-containing protein translates to MSRTAPIEADEDISRAHGFDPAKLAQIGPALQAYVDDGELAGIVTLTSRAGEIVQSDALGWSDIESRTPMRPDTLFRIASMTKPVTSVAALMLIEDGLIALDDPVSRWLPELANPRVLRNAAGPLEDTVSAEREITVEDLFTHRSGIAYGFFSEGPIKSAYDRVLGDPGMNRQTVDEWLAALGSLPLSYQPGERFHYGHSTDVLGFLVGRILGKPFRQVLKERIFEPLGMTDTDFWIPAEKRERLASLYRYDEQAGRLARVELDMYEAPPDYTPGGGGLISSASDYHRFARMLLGHGAVDNVRLLKLKTVDLMMTNRLTPSQRHIPFAGMPLWEKSGFGLGVSITEDPIDNPYSSGPPGTITWPGIFGTWWQADPVNDLVMIYMIQHQVPVSANSGSTIATGRGAVGRRALPVYQHGIYAALDPHPDTD